The Brachyspira hyodysenteriae ATCC 27164 genome includes a window with the following:
- the bamA gene encoding outer membrane protein assembly factor BamA yields the protein MNFIKKNCIILFSFLLLAAALLISAESDFENLQTARNIAVYEGLTINRIDVTGEVRLTKEQIINNFPIKAGSKFQRTEINAAIKKLFDTQLFDRVAIDANREDDGVVLNIVVAERFIIKDIEYIGNKRLSRTALNDAVKPIMKAGDPYIPQKLNDAVNAIITNYQDKGYLKAYVEPKVIENKDTSDVLVQMNIVEGNEVKVANIRFHGNTHFTDNELKRQMSTKENGFMTLGKFNEFTFDGDKDKIVKYYADRGYYRAKVDNVKFTYQWRNPEIKNEQDLIIDIYVTEGDKYYFGDIGFKGNFIIPSENIQKDIKSKKGALYNYTYHMADYQGIQNKYSERGYIFRQVIPVITVNEENKIVNIMYDIVENDKVHIENITIAGNTKTKDFVIERYIDIKPGEVFNTAKIQRVQERLYNTQFFDNINLGVKPGSAEGLMELNLSVTEGRTAMVSGGGGFSTGSGFKVFASIRENNFLGRGLQLGLSGEFGEQQKRIAVNFAEPYLLNLPIYLGVDLSYFNEGVNTGYQIGTDGNFGIPKYSYYTRHGFEGIVRLGYYFADYYSTFITFDTIVQQYQQWHDQGATAAGPNYVLSDIKKYLTHRVNKKDGSFQRWESDWFTTFIVSYSLLRDSRNDYLNPTRGSFLRGMVDFYFGHTQLTRLSATGFLAVPATEWLSFAFYGELGQIIATPGLALQNDADVLYYLNPFEDVRGWDTSKYTIFKKNRGLSTYDMLGANGSDGKPTTDSWSYGRAKVRFFAELRIPIIPKTLGFVTFLDAGQLWMPYSTGWNQDGDAHSYPSQFMNIKDIFDPSQYIYSVGIGFRLTIPIFNIRFYIAKRFVYNKEDVGFGKGFQDFEGDTFTPLGAWFGRGWGIAFTMNHPFY from the coding sequence GTGAATTTTATTAAGAAAAATTGTATTATTTTATTTTCATTTCTTTTACTTGCTGCAGCTTTATTAATATCTGCAGAAAGCGACTTTGAAAATTTACAAACAGCAAGAAATATAGCTGTATATGAAGGGCTTACAATAAACCGTATAGATGTTACAGGTGAAGTAAGGCTTACAAAGGAACAAATAATAAACAATTTTCCTATAAAAGCCGGCAGTAAATTTCAAAGAACAGAAATAAATGCAGCCATAAAAAAACTATTTGATACGCAGTTATTCGATAGAGTGGCAATAGATGCAAACAGAGAAGATGACGGAGTAGTTTTAAATATTGTAGTAGCTGAAAGATTCATAATAAAAGATATAGAATATATAGGAAATAAAAGATTAAGCAGAACAGCACTTAATGATGCCGTAAAACCAATTATGAAAGCAGGTGATCCTTATATACCTCAGAAATTAAATGATGCTGTTAATGCTATAATAACAAATTATCAAGATAAAGGATATTTGAAAGCTTATGTTGAGCCTAAAGTAATAGAAAATAAAGATACTTCTGATGTTTTAGTACAAATGAACATAGTAGAAGGTAATGAAGTTAAGGTTGCTAATATAAGATTCCATGGTAATACACATTTTACTGATAATGAACTTAAAAGACAGATGTCAACAAAAGAAAATGGATTTATGACTCTTGGAAAATTTAATGAGTTTACATTTGATGGAGACAAAGATAAAATTGTTAAATACTATGCAGATAGAGGTTACTATAGAGCCAAAGTTGATAATGTAAAGTTCACATATCAATGGAGAAATCCTGAAATAAAAAATGAACAGGATTTAATAATAGATATATATGTTACAGAGGGAGATAAATATTATTTCGGAGATATAGGATTTAAAGGAAACTTTATAATACCTTCTGAAAATATACAAAAAGATATAAAATCAAAAAAAGGTGCTTTATATAATTACACATATCATATGGCAGACTATCAGGGTATACAAAATAAATATTCTGAAAGAGGTTATATATTCAGACAAGTTATACCTGTAATTACAGTAAATGAAGAAAATAAAATAGTAAATATAATGTATGATATTGTTGAAAATGATAAAGTGCATATAGAAAATATTACTATAGCAGGAAATACAAAAACTAAAGATTTTGTTATAGAAAGATATATAGATATAAAACCCGGAGAAGTATTCAATACTGCAAAAATACAAAGAGTTCAAGAGAGATTATATAATACTCAATTCTTTGATAATATTAATTTAGGAGTAAAACCTGGTTCTGCTGAAGGACTTATGGAATTAAATTTAAGTGTAACTGAAGGAAGAACAGCTATGGTATCAGGAGGAGGCGGTTTCTCCACTGGTTCCGGATTTAAGGTATTTGCTTCTATTAGAGAAAATAACTTCTTAGGAAGAGGATTGCAGTTAGGATTAAGCGGAGAATTTGGAGAGCAGCAGAAACGTATAGCTGTTAACTTTGCTGAGCCTTATTTACTTAATCTGCCTATATATTTGGGTGTGGATTTATCATACTTCAATGAAGGTGTAAACACTGGTTATCAAATAGGAACCGATGGTAATTTTGGTATACCTAAATACTCATACTATACTAGACATGGTTTTGAAGGTATAGTAAGACTAGGTTATTACTTTGCTGATTATTATTCTACATTCATAACATTTGATACCATAGTACAGCAGTATCAGCAATGGCATGACCAAGGAGCTACTGCTGCCGGTCCTAATTATGTTCTTAGTGATATAAAAAAATATTTAACTCATAGAGTTAATAAAAAAGATGGATCATTCCAAAGATGGGAAAGTGATTGGTTTACAACATTCATTGTTTCATATTCTTTACTTAGAGATAGCAGAAACGATTATTTGAACCCTACTAGAGGAAGTTTCTTGAGAGGTATGGTAGATTTCTATTTTGGACACACCCAGCTTACAAGATTGAGTGCTACAGGATTCTTGGCTGTACCTGCTACAGAATGGCTGTCATTTGCATTCTATGGAGAATTAGGACAAATAATTGCTACTCCTGGACTTGCTTTGCAAAATGATGCTGATGTACTCTATTATCTTAACCCATTTGAAGATGTAAGGGGATGGGATACTTCCAAATATACTATATTTAAGAAGAACAGAGGATTATCAACTTATGATATGTTAGGAGCCAACGGTTCAGACGGTAAACCTACTACTGACTCTTGGAGTTACGGTAGAGCAAAAGTAAGATTCTTTGCTGAACTTCGTATACCTATAATACCTAAAACTCTTGGATTCGTTACTTTCCTTGATGCAGGACAATTATGGATGCCATACAGTACAGGTTGGAATCAGGACGGAGATGCTCATTCATATCCTTCTCAATTTATGAATATTAAAGATATATTTGATCCTTCTCAATATATATATTCTGTAGGAATAGGATTCAGACTTACAATACCTATATTCAATATAAGATTCTATATTGCTAAAAGATTCGTTTACAATAAAGAAGATGTTGGATTTGGTAAAGGATTTCAAGATTTTGAAGGAGATACTTTCACTCCTCTTGGTGCTTGGTTCGGAAGAGGATGGGGAATTGCATTTACTATGAACCACCCATTCTATTAA
- a CDS encoding OmpH family outer membrane protein, translating to MKKYYIMSLLFVAVLIVSIVSPRVFTQSYRLTKVGYIDLERVIKELTSDDEFVEKLKMKLEEYKQKDAMQTNMEDTSIAQNRDYSLRGEVKRQVANSLMSIVKKEGYTLILERTEHAILYADRNFDITEAVIANVKASLQK from the coding sequence ATGAAAAAGTATTATATTATGAGTTTATTATTTGTAGCAGTACTTATAGTATCCATTGTTAGCCCTAGAGTATTTACTCAATCTTACAGGCTTACAAAAGTTGGATATATTGATCTTGAGAGAGTAATAAAAGAATTAACTAGCGATGATGAATTTGTTGAAAAATTAAAAATGAAATTAGAAGAATATAAACAAAAAGATGCTATGCAGACAAATATGGAAGATACTTCTATAGCACAAAATAGAGATTATTCTTTGAGAGGAGAGGTAAAAAGACAAGTTGCAAACTCTCTTATGTCTATAGTAAAAAAAGAAGGTTATACTCTAATACTAGAAAGAACAGAACATGCCATTCTTTATGCTGATAGAAATTTTGATATAACAGAAGCCGTTATAGCAAATGTTAAAGCATCTTTGCAAAAATAA
- the lpxD gene encoding UDP-3-O-(3-hydroxymyristoyl)glucosamine N-acyltransferase translates to MKVKDISNFIQAKKIIGDENKEISTLSPINEIIENSIVCIDNNKYLETALNSNANALILREDAANEIKDFKNKTALIHNNPKEAFIKLLYFLFEDKKYPLGTIESTAIIKEKANISDNTYIGDNVHIGKNTVVGKGTVIEANVFLGDNVVIGENCTIYANVTIHDRCVVKDRVIIGSSTVIGNDGFGFFEVNGKQMKIPQRGNVVIENDVELGANVCIDRATLGSTIIREGVKIDNLVQIAHNCDIGEHSIIVSQVGIAGSSKIGNHCILGGQAALADHVTVGDRVIFGGRSAVMSNVKIPSNSIMLGAPAQNIEREKLKMIAEQKLPELINLVEERFEVKIKRVK, encoded by the coding sequence ATGAAAGTAAAAGATATAAGCAATTTTATTCAGGCAAAAAAAATAATAGGAGATGAAAATAAAGAAATATCTACTCTCTCCCCTATTAATGAAATCATAGAAAATTCAATAGTATGTATAGATAATAATAAATATCTTGAAACAGCATTAAACAGTAATGCAAATGCATTGATATTAAGAGAAGATGCTGCAAATGAAATAAAAGATTTCAAAAATAAAACTGCCTTAATACATAATAACCCAAAAGAAGCATTTATAAAATTACTTTACTTTTTATTTGAAGATAAAAAATATCCGCTTGGCACCATAGAATCTACAGCTATAATAAAAGAAAAAGCTAATATATCTGACAATACTTATATAGGTGATAATGTACATATTGGAAAAAATACGGTAGTTGGAAAGGGAACCGTTATAGAAGCTAATGTATTTTTAGGAGATAATGTAGTTATTGGAGAGAACTGCACTATATATGCAAATGTTACTATTCATGACAGATGTGTAGTAAAAGACAGAGTTATAATAGGTTCTTCTACTGTTATAGGAAATGACGGATTCGGATTCTTCGAAGTTAATGGAAAGCAAATGAAAATACCTCAAAGAGGAAATGTTGTAATAGAAAATGATGTTGAGCTTGGAGCAAATGTTTGTATAGACAGAGCAACATTGGGTTCTACCATAATAAGAGAAGGTGTAAAAATAGATAATTTAGTACAAATAGCACATAACTGCGATATAGGAGAACATTCTATTATAGTATCTCAAGTAGGAATAGCAGGAAGTTCTAAAATAGGAAATCATTGTATATTAGGCGGACAGGCAGCATTGGCAGATCATGTTACTGTAGGCGACAGAGTAATATTCGGAGGAAGATCTGCTGTGATGTCAAATGTAAAAATACCTTCTAATTCTATTATGCTTGGAGCTCCTGCCCAAAACATAGAAAGAGAAAAATTAAAAATGATAGCAGAACAAAAATTACCTGAATTAATTAATTTAGTAGAAGAACGTTTTGAAGTGAAAATAAAAAGAGTAAAATAA
- a CDS encoding methyl-accepting chemotaxis protein, with the protein MKNKKPLGLQFKIFVLLTVSILIMVITIISYMVTHNISTSKKKGYASTEYMITTYAKDIEIEMLTYISILRTLSSSLKNDIANGTITRESHAEILGDMLQNNKNLFSIYEMWEKNAFDGKDNEFIDTDYGSEVDGRYGPSYFYDNNVVSYDKVYQEEFDANPNYYTIPKNTKQLYISDVEKDDTYAEAGTVLTVSVVEPILNDSGNFLGTIGVDFSADNLVEIVSDISTNNGMVGYLINQNGTILAATNTQNIGKQISDIYKNNSKEIIDYINNNIKYSFVNEIDDQKTFNILIPLDSLKDNNNSLALLVNVPEIIIVKENIINAIVTSVLALIIIIIFLFIINILIKKSIIDPILKVMHISEKLSSGNLTSDQNQSLSNRKDEIGMIFNSIQNTQNKLSNIIKQILASTNAMENASKNVSAGTMDLSNRTEKQRDDLKIINETMSNTLKVIDKTSNDIVLTNDKIQVLTNSSEHCYNLSKESMALMEDITKATSEISNITKIIDDIAMQTNILALNASVEAARAGEQGKGFAVVAAEVRNLAQTSQESVKNITNIVNTSIEKIQDGNKKIKETMDALEDITNKARESSYIVSQMVESSTEQDASAREVQSAVNSVDISAEQNTNLVKTNADIVIDMEKETEKLADLMKFFSLK; encoded by the coding sequence ATGAAAAATAAAAAACCTCTTGGACTTCAGTTTAAAATATTTGTATTACTCACTGTATCTATATTAATAATGGTTATAACTATTATTTCATATATGGTAACGCATAATATTTCCACTTCAAAAAAAAAGGGATATGCTTCTACAGAATATATGATTACAACCTACGCCAAAGATATAGAAATAGAAATGCTCACTTACATATCAATACTAAGAACATTATCATCATCTCTTAAAAACGATATAGCAAATGGTACAATTACGAGAGAATCACATGCAGAAATTTTAGGAGATATGCTTCAAAATAATAAAAATTTGTTCTCAATATATGAAATGTGGGAAAAAAATGCCTTTGACGGAAAAGATAATGAATTTATAGATACTGATTATGGATCTGAAGTTGATGGAAGGTATGGCCCTTCTTATTTTTATGATAACAATGTAGTTAGTTATGATAAAGTTTATCAAGAAGAATTCGATGCTAATCCAAATTATTATACTATACCTAAAAATACAAAGCAATTATATATAAGCGATGTAGAAAAAGATGATACTTATGCAGAGGCAGGAACTGTATTGACTGTTAGTGTAGTTGAGCCTATATTAAATGATTCAGGAAATTTTTTAGGTACTATAGGTGTTGACTTCTCTGCAGACAATTTAGTTGAAATTGTATCTGATATATCTACAAATAATGGTATGGTTGGATATTTAATTAATCAAAATGGAACTATACTTGCAGCAACCAATACACAGAACATAGGAAAACAAATATCAGATATATATAAAAATAATTCAAAAGAAATAATAGATTATATAAATAATAATATTAAATATTCTTTTGTAAATGAAATTGATGATCAAAAAACATTTAATATTTTGATACCATTGGATTCATTAAAAGATAACAATAATTCATTAGCTTTATTAGTAAATGTGCCTGAAATTATCATAGTAAAAGAAAATATTATAAATGCTATTGTAACTTCTGTATTAGCTCTCATTATTATTATAATATTTTTATTTATTATAAATATCTTAATAAAGAAAAGTATAATAGATCCTATATTAAAAGTTATGCATATATCTGAAAAATTAAGCAGCGGAAATTTAACTTCTGATCAAAATCAATCTTTAAGCAATAGAAAAGATGAAATAGGAATGATATTTAATTCTATTCAAAATACTCAAAATAAATTATCAAATATAATAAAACAGATATTAGCCTCTACCAATGCTATGGAAAATGCAAGTAAGAATGTAAGTGCAGGTACAATGGATTTATCAAACAGAACTGAAAAACAAAGAGATGATTTAAAAATTATAAATGAAACTATGAGTAATACATTAAAAGTTATAGATAAAACAAGCAATGACATAGTACTAACTAATGATAAAATACAAGTGCTTACAAATTCAAGTGAACATTGTTATAATCTATCAAAAGAATCTATGGCTCTTATGGAAGATATAACAAAAGCTACATCTGAAATATCGAATATAACAAAAATTATAGATGATATAGCTATGCAAACTAATATACTTGCTCTTAATGCATCAGTAGAAGCAGCACGTGCCGGAGAACAAGGAAAAGGGTTTGCTGTTGTAGCTGCTGAAGTAAGAAATTTGGCACAAACTTCTCAGGAATCTGTAAAAAATATTACTAATATAGTTAATACCAGCATAGAGAAAATACAAGATGGAAACAAAAAAATAAAAGAAACTATGGATGCATTAGAAGATATAACTAATAAAGCTAGAGAAAGCAGTTATATAGTAAGCCAAATGGTTGAATCTTCTACTGAGCAAGATGCTTCTGCAAGAGAAGTTCAGAGTGCAGTTAATAGTGTTGATATTAGTGCTGAGCAGAATACAAATTTGGTAAAGACAAATGCTGATATAGTTATTGATATGGAAAAAGAAACAGAAAAACTTGCTGATTTAATGAAATTTTTCAGCTTAAAATGA
- a CDS encoding DUF6506 family protein: protein MKFAYLIMDKIFDSKKDKASIHNGVSQIIGVSNIEEACKIAKELKAEGIDCIELCGGFREEGARKIIEATENKVAVGFVVHLEEQNDIYKKLFGNEN from the coding sequence ATGAAATTCGCTTATTTAATAATGGATAAAATTTTCGATAGCAAAAAAGATAAAGCATCTATACATAATGGAGTTTCACAAATAATAGGAGTTTCAAATATAGAAGAAGCTTGCAAAATAGCTAAAGAATTGAAGGCAGAAGGTATTGATTGTATAGAGTTATGCGGAGGATTCAGAGAAGAAGGAGCTAGAAAAATAATAGAAGCAACAGAAAATAAGGTAGCTGTTGGATTTGTAGTGCATTTAGAAGAGCAGAATGATATTTATAAAAAATTATTTGGAAATGAAAATTAA
- the yajC gene encoding preprotein translocase subunit YajC — MFTATLYAQGAQAQAGGSPLVSIGMMVVIFAIFYFLLIRPQKQQQKKLAQSIAELKKGDKVIIAGGIIAEYVSDKEGGRIAIVKVGENTKMEIIKSSISAVVTEEMLNPPKKEEKKKEDKKAIEDKNQLKEDLEKAQAEDKKE; from the coding sequence ATGTTCACAGCTACATTATATGCACAAGGAGCTCAAGCACAGGCAGGAGGAAGCCCATTAGTATCTATAGGTATGATGGTTGTAATCTTTGCTATATTTTATTTTTTGTTGATAAGACCGCAAAAACAGCAGCAAAAAAAATTAGCACAAAGTATAGCTGAATTAAAAAAAGGAGACAAAGTAATAATCGCAGGCGGAATAATTGCTGAATATGTTTCTGATAAAGAAGGCGGAAGAATTGCAATAGTAAAAGTAGGCGAAAATACTAAAATGGAAATAATTAAATCTTCAATATCAGCAGTAGTTACAGAAGAAATGCTAAACCCTCCTAAAAAAGAAGAAAAGAAAAAAGAGGATAAAAAAGCTATAGAAGATAAAAATCAATTAAAAGAAGATTTGGAAAAAGCTCAGGCAGAAGATAAAAAAGAATAA
- the secD gene encoding protein translocase subunit SecD yields the protein MSHNLRLAFIIIGLGVMAWFITPTVRWYFFTSDDKKEESNMSLDEMIAKGYTKEQIDNVQSLKRLRSESVNMGLDLQGGIRIVLQADFEEYANRLDRTAASLTAEEKNDAMERLISRLRGRIDQFGVSEVGIRKQGEDRVVVELPGARDPDRIKSVVLSQGALTFNLVDEQATATLTTNDMLMGVFTNTAKVPEYGKQLYFYSEKDDFGRRVRGAPVIVNKEPSLEGSALINAQVGGGQFGEVTVEFELNAEGSTQFAEVTAQNKNRMLAIVLDDKVISAPNINDEIRGGRGVITGRFTLEEAQDLARILKEGALPINVSIVEEEVVGQSIGADSVKAGATALLMAAVLVAVFMIAVYRVSGVLSTIAMLVNVVLIIAVLSPLRFTLTLPGIAGLILTIGMAVDANVIIFERIKDELKVKSSVADAIISGYDRAFATIFDSNITTIIVALILWIFGSGPVQGFAITLFFGILINLFTAVFITRYIYEEIIRTKIVKKAGFFFI from the coding sequence ATGAGTCATAATTTAAGACTAGCATTCATCATTATAGGACTTGGTGTAATGGCTTGGTTTATTACTCCTACAGTAAGATGGTATTTTTTCACATCTGATGATAAGAAAGAAGAAAGTAATATGTCTTTAGATGAAATGATAGCTAAAGGATATACTAAAGAACAAATAGATAATGTTCAATCACTTAAAAGATTAAGAAGTGAATCTGTAAATATGGGTTTGGACTTACAAGGCGGTATAAGAATAGTACTTCAGGCTGATTTTGAAGAGTATGCAAATAGATTAGATAGAACAGCAGCATCTCTTACAGCTGAAGAGAAAAATGATGCTATGGAAAGACTTATATCAAGACTTAGAGGAAGAATAGACCAATTCGGAGTAAGTGAAGTGGGTATAAGAAAACAAGGCGAGGACAGAGTGGTTGTTGAACTTCCTGGAGCAAGAGACCCAGACAGAATAAAAAGTGTAGTATTAAGTCAGGGAGCTTTAACTTTCAATTTGGTTGATGAACAAGCTACAGCTACTTTAACTACTAATGATATGCTTATGGGTGTATTCACTAATACAGCTAAAGTTCCAGAATATGGAAAACAGCTTTATTTCTATAGTGAGAAAGATGATTTCGGAAGAAGAGTAAGAGGAGCTCCTGTTATAGTTAATAAAGAACCTTCATTGGAGGGAAGTGCTTTAATCAATGCTCAGGTAGGCGGAGGTCAATTCGGTGAGGTTACTGTAGAGTTTGAACTTAATGCAGAAGGATCTACTCAATTCGCTGAAGTTACTGCACAAAATAAAAATAGAATGCTTGCTATAGTATTAGATGATAAAGTTATAAGTGCTCCTAATATTAATGATGAGATAAGAGGCGGAAGAGGCGTTATCACTGGAAGATTTACTTTAGAAGAGGCTCAAGACTTAGCTAGAATATTAAAAGAAGGTGCTTTACCTATTAATGTAAGTATTGTAGAAGAAGAAGTTGTAGGACAGTCTATAGGTGCTGACTCAGTTAAAGCCGGAGCTACTGCTTTACTTATGGCTGCTGTTTTAGTTGCTGTATTTATGATAGCTGTATACAGAGTATCCGGAGTTTTATCAACTATTGCAATGCTTGTGAATGTTGTACTTATAATCGCTGTATTATCACCTTTAAGATTTACTTTAACATTGCCTGGTATAGCCGGACTTATTCTTACTATAGGTATGGCTGTTGATGCCAATGTTATTATATTTGAGCGTATAAAAGATGAGTTAAAAGTAAAATCTAGTGTTGCTGATGCTATTATATCTGGTTATGACAGAGCTTTTGCAACAATATTTGACTCTAACATCACTACTATAATTGTAGCTTTAATACTTTGGATATTCGGAAGCGGTCCTGTACAAGGTTTTGCTATTACTTTGTTCTTTGGTATTTTAATAAACCTATTCACAGCTGTATTCATTACTAGATATATCTATGAAGAGATTATAAGAACTAAAATAGTAAAGAAAGCAGGATTCTTCTTTATTTAA
- the secF gene encoding protein translocase subunit SecF, with protein MSEEIKKENNDLTKNKIPFVKIMPIAAVVSSILFIASIALFVNKLTTNSFNMGIDFAGGVELKVQIDNPEVINIAEIRALYNNFGTETVNIQELEGADNVNAFLLRFRGSNEESDRAMQVLYDKYTQEKVNLIGSNIISGVVSADNLKLAFILIIVSWIIIMIYITIRFNYRYAFPAIITLIHNVVIVFGILLFLNKEFSVLVLSSMLTLIGYTINDIIVVFDRIRENANSKKPFKEIVNISLNNVVGRTIITSISTLLAALAIMIWGGFILYDFAFTFFCGVVIGTYASNFIASGLLILFMKTKKA; from the coding sequence ATGAGTGAAGAAATAAAAAAAGAAAATAATGATTTGACAAAAAATAAGATACCGTTTGTTAAAATTATGCCTATAGCTGCTGTGGTGTCATCTATATTGTTTATAGCTTCTATAGCATTGTTTGTTAATAAACTTACTACAAATAGCTTCAATATGGGTATTGACTTTGCTGGCGGTGTTGAATTAAAAGTACAGATAGATAATCCTGAAGTAATTAATATTGCTGAAATAAGAGCTTTATATAATAATTTCGGAACAGAGACTGTTAATATACAGGAACTTGAAGGTGCTGATAATGTAAATGCTTTCCTTTTAAGATTCAGAGGATCTAATGAAGAATCTGACAGAGCTATGCAGGTGCTTTATGATAAATATACTCAGGAAAAAGTTAATCTAATAGGAAGCAATATTATAAGCGGTGTAGTATCTGCTGATAACTTAAAACTAGCTTTCATATTAATAATTGTATCTTGGATTATCATAATGATATACATTACTATAAGATTCAATTACAGATATGCTTTCCCTGCAATAATAACTTTAATACATAATGTTGTTATAGTATTCGGTATACTTCTTTTCTTGAATAAAGAGTTTTCTGTATTAGTTCTTTCTTCAATGCTTACTTTGATAGGTTATACAATCAACGACATCATAGTAGTATTTGATAGAATAAGAGAAAATGCTAATTCTAAAAAACCTTTCAAAGAGATTGTTAATATAAGTTTGAATAATGTTGTAGGAAGAACAATTATTACTAGTATTTCTACCCTACTTGCTGCACTTGCTATAATGATATGGGGCGGATTCATACTTTATGACTTCGCATTTACATTCTTCTGCGGTGTTGTTATAGGTACTTATGCTAGTAACTTCATAGCAAGCGGACTTTTAATACTATTTATGAAAACTAAAAAAGCATAA